Proteins encoded by one window of Kwoniella dejecticola CBS 10117 chromosome 9, complete sequence:
- a CDS encoding thioredoxin-like protein 4A, protein MSYFMTHLHSGWHVDQAILVEEDRVVCIRFGHDHDSECMAMDETLYGVSEKVQNFAVIYLVDITQVPDFNKMYELYDNSSLMFFYRNKHIMIDLGTGDNNKINWAITDKQELIDIIETVYRGASKGRGLVVSPRDYSTRQKGK, encoded by the exons ATGTCGTACTTTATGACCCA CCTCCATTCCGGCTGGCATGTTGACCAGGCCATTTtagtggaagaagatcgtgTAGTGTGCATCAGATTTGGCCATGACCACGACTCGGAGTGTATGGCAATGGACGAAACGCTCTACGGGGTATCAGAGAAGGTTCAAAACTTTGCTGTGATATATCTGGTGGATATTACGCAAGTGCCGGATTTCAACAAGATGTATGAGTTATACGATAATTCATCCTTGATGTTCTTCTACAG AAATAAACATATCATGATAGATCTGGGTACCGGTGATAACAACAAGAT AAATTGGGCCATCACCGATAagcaagaa ttgatcgatatcatcgagaCGGTCTACCGAGGAGCATCGAAAGGGCGTGGTTTGGTAGTCTCGCCGCGAG ATTACTCCACTCGACAGAAAGGTAAATAG